Genomic window (Asticcacaulis excentricus CB 48):
CTTTTCGCTCGACTACGCCACCGTGTGCATGGAGGCTATCTGCGAGAAAAAGCCGGAATGCGCCGCTCTCACCGATATGAAGGCCCTACGCGCCCGTCTGATGGAAGCCGACGCCACCGCCCTCATCGCTTCGGGCCTGCATGAGTTCATCGACGCTTATCAGCTGGGGCTAAACCGGCTGGATCAGTCTGTTTATGAAACCTTCTTCAAGGACTGAGACGTCACACAATACCCGGGATCGGGCTTGCACAACCCCCGAGTGCGGTACATAGTCGCCCCAAAACAGGGGGGTACATATGCGCGTCGTCACATCTATCGTCGTCGTCGGTCTTCTTTTGACCACGCCCGCATGGGCTCAGCACAAGGCCCCGACTTCGGTGGGCCCTGATCCGTCGTCTCCGGACTACCATGAGCTTCTTCTGGATATCGGGGAAAAGGGCACCGTCTATCACCAGATTGAAACCATCAAGACCGAGACCCGCGACGGAGCGGCCAAAGTAACCCGCACAGACGCGGGTTACCGGAATGACTTTACTCTGGGAGACGACGGCTATGTCGTGAAAAAGACACTGACCCGAACGAGCATCACCATGCCCGACGGTCAGGTTATTGACAGCAAATCGACTGCCCCCGAAGCCGTCATGGTGCGTAGCCTAATCGGCAGCTTCAGTGAACTCACCTTCATCGCCGACGACAGTCTGACACCCGTCCGGTTGGAAAACTGGCCCGAGCTGCGTGAACGTAGCAAGGCCACTGTCCTGTCCCTTATTAGGGCTTCCGGTGAAAAGACATCCACCGATTTCGAGCAAAGCTTTGCGAAGATTTACGATAACCTGATCGGCCGTATGAGTTCTGAACAGGCAGCCGATCTTTATCTCAAGGCCGACAGTTTCATGGCAATTGCGCATAATGTCGGCCTAGAACGTAACAAACCGGTCATAACGGAAAGCACTGTCATCGTACCGCTTGGCAATTATCCGCTAGCCATGCGTTCGGCCCTTACGCTGACCGAGTGGAAACCGGAAGCCAATTCCGCACGCCTGTCCTACGATGTGGGTCCCACCCCCGAAGGCATGAAGGCCTTCCTTACCGAATTCATGCCGCGCTTCCTCAAGGAGGCGGGAGCCCCTGAAAACGTGCTCAAGGAGATCGATACATCGCTCAAAAACGATCCCAAGAGCAGTTTCGATATGTCCACACATTGTGATTACGATGTTGCCATCGACAACGGGCTGGTTCGTAAGGGCGGTTGCAGGCAGACCAGCACTTTCCACTTGTTGGGAGAGCAGTTCTCCAAAGTCGAAACCTACGAATTCTCCGAAAGCTTTACTGTGCCGAACTGACAACCGTCACAGAGTTGACCCAAAGTCGAGCCAAAAAGACCTTGTTTCAGGGGTCTGGTTCCTGAAAACGGGAAGGGCGAACCATGATCAGGGCGGTTGTCATCGCAGCCTGCATAACCGCAGGCGTAAGCGCGTCGGTTTCGGCTGAAGCCGCCGGCGCGACACCTCTCCAGGTCGAGTATTATCAACTCCGCCTGACCCTGCCGCCAGGGGCGGCCGTGCGTCAGACGCTTAAACGCACCACCGAAAGCGAAACCAACGGCAAGGTGATCCGCACGCGGCTGGAGGCCGAGTATCTCAGCCAGTTGTCACGGCATCCGGACGGCTACCGCGTCTTCAAAGCGCTGGTAAACACCGCGTTCCAGGTCGAAGGCCCAGAGGCCGACGCTGAGCGTCTAGAGCTGGAAAAGGTGATGCGGGCCGCTGCTAGCATCCGCGACATCACCTATATCGCCGACGAAAGCCTGACGCCGCTGCGCCTTGAGAACTGGCCGCAACTGCGCAATCGCCTCAAGGCCGCCATGCGCCGTTCTGGGGCCATTAATGCCCGCGAAGGCGACGCTTTTGACGGCCTTTATGGGCCGATGACAGCGGAAACGGCGGCGGAACAATTCCTACCGGAAGACGCTCTTCTGGCCATTCCGCACAATCTGGGTCTAAGCCTCAACAATCCTTACCGGCTGGATTCGCTGATCAATGGCCCGTTCGGCGATACGATCAGCGCGCGCGAAAGCCTCACTCTGACGGCGTGGGACGAGGCGAAGGGCGAGGCCGAAGTCCTCTACGAGTCGGGCCCGACACGTGAGGCGCTGGACGCCTACGCGAAGCGCATCCGTCCGGCGCTGGAGCAAGCGGCGGCGCGCAGCGCGCGCATTCGCAAGGCCGCCCCCGTCCCTGTCGGTGATATCCAGCTCGATATCGGGACCTCCTGTCGTTACCGCATTAGCCTGAAGACCGGGTTGGTTAGCCGCGCCGAATGCCAGTCGGTGCGCGATATACGTCAGGGCGACGACCGCCGGCGTCACCGCGAAAGCTGGGTGCTGGGCGAAACCATCAAATAATACCGGTCTGGCCATTTGGCTAAATAGGTATGACATACGTCTTGTAAGACGACAGGAAGCAGCCTAAACGTCTAAGGGTCTGTCTGACAAATACCCTTTTTGTGTAGAGGTGGTGCGCGTATTTCGGTGGCTGTGACGCACCCTATTTACTGCCTTATGCAATCGTTCCATAACAGAGTAAGGGACGAAGGGTTCAAATCGGATCGATCACTCACTTTGACACGCGTCGCGAGACGGCATCCGGGCGATTTAACGCCTTACGGACACGAGAACATGACCTTGGAAGCGCTTCCAAATGATACGCGTATGGCCCCCCGCAACGGCGCCTATGAGGAGGGACTGTCGGGCACCAATCTCGAACGCGCGGGCGACCACAATCAGCGCGTGACACTTCAGGCCATCCGCGCCCGAGGGCCGATCACGCGTGCCGATCTGGCCGATATCACCAGCCTGACCGCGCCCGCCATCGCCAATATTACTCGACGCCTGCTCAATGACGGCCTGATCCTGAAAGCCGGGCGTCTGACGGGCGGGCGCGGTCAGCCCGCCACACAGCTGGTGGTCAATCCGGACGGAGCCTTTTCGATTGGCCTCAACATCGATCGCGACCACATCACCGTCGTCGCCCTGGATTTCGTGGGTCAGGTGCGTTTTCGCATCAGCCGCGAAGTCCATTTCGCCATGCCTGACGAAGTGCGTGCCTTTGTGGCCGAAACACTGAACACCTTGCGCCGCAAACGCTTGATCGACTTCGACCGCCTGATCGGCATGGGCATCGGGATGCCAGACGACCTGGGCCGGGTGCGCCTACCCAATCGTCCTGACGCCTACGGGGTGTGGTCTGAAATCGACGTACCGGCCCTCTTCACAGGCCTGATTGATGCCCCGGTGGTCGTCGAAAACGATGCCGCGGCGGCGGCCATTGGCGAGATGCAATTCGGCCACGGCCTGCAATCGCGCTCCTTCATCTATACGCTGATTTCCGCCGGTCTGGGCGGCGGCATGGTCATAAATGGCCACTATTTCCGCGGCGCGGATGGGCGGTCAGGCGAAATCGGCTTTCTACCCATCCCTGGCGAAGCGGGGATCGAGCATACGCTTCAGGACGCGGTCTCCCTCTACGCCCTCTATGCCCGTCTGACCACACACGGTTTCGCGGCCAGCGTCCCCGCCGATCTCGAAAACCTGTCTCCGCAGGCGCAAAGCGTGGTGGATGCATGGCTGGATGACGCCGCGCAGTACCTCTACATGCCCTTTCTGACACTCAACTGCGGCCTGAACCCGGAAGCGCACTTTATCGGCGGACGGATGCCTGCCGCCATTATCGACGGCCTGTGCGACCGGCTGAATGCGCTCTATGCGCGCTTGTCCGACCGCCGTCTGCCGCCGATAGCGCCCGTGCGCCGCGCCGCGCTGGCCATCGATGCCTGCGCCTGCGGTGCGGGCATACTGCCGTTCAATGAGCGCTTCCTGCCAATTCGTGAAGCGCTAATGAAATCGGCTTAGAGCACTTTTCGGATAAAGAGCGCGTTAAACGAAACATTTGAGCCCGTCGGCGGCTCAACTAAGCCGGCGAATGCGCCTATTACACTAACGGCCGAAGATGGTAACCGCCTCCGGCCGTTGAAAGTTGAAACTCGAGACTGTCTTATATGTGTCGGCGACATGAGACAGTCTCGAAAGGCATCCCAAGCGTCATATTCAATGACCCACGATATTACTGCAAAATCACAAAATTGACGTAGAAGGGCTCAAGCGACTCCGCCGAAGCGTTGCGCAGTTCGATGGTGTCAAACTGCCCGTCCTTCACCTTGAGGTCCTTTATCGGCACGTCATAACGCACCCACTTGCCTTTCACCCCTTTGAGCGTCACCTGGCTCTCATAGGCCTTTTCGCCGAGCCGCAGACGCAGTGACACCTCCTGCTTCCCCTTGGGGCCACCATGCACCAGAAGCGTAAGGGTCTTGAAATCCGGGCCATTCAGCTTCTGCCAGGTCTGAAACGTGAAAACGTTCCAGGCGGCCATGGTGATTTCCACCGGCTTCTGATCTTCAAGCGGTACGGCCGGCGTCTGTTTGGCCCATCCGCCAATCCACCAGCCTTCTTTCATGCCATCGGCATAGGCAAGCATGGGGCCTTTCTGGGCGCGCGCCACGCCGGCGGCCATAAGCGCCAGCCCACTCGCCAATCCTTGGGCCAAAAAGCCTTTGCGTGTCAGTTCTTTCATGGTGTCCTCCTCGATACGCCGGGTGTTCCGGTCTGGTATGAGCGCCTTTGGTAAGGCGCTTTAAATCGGAGCAAACTTTCGGTTCAATTTGACCTCGCTACGCTCCGGGTACGCATACTGAAATCGATTTAAGGCCTGTCAAGCCACCCGCACACGGGCCCGCGCAAATGCGTCGCCACCTGTGGCCCTGTGGCCATAAGGCGAAGACTTCGGGCTTTGGCACCATAGGTCGGCCAGTCTGCACCGGGCGTGCCGTCGCGGGCAAAGTGGACCCAGCGCGCGCCCAGATCGGGCCAGCCCGGCCCCTCCCCCACTGGCGGGCGGTTGAAGACGAAGGTCAGTTCGGAGCCATGATGCACCGGCTGATCCGCCGGGCGATTGACCTCCAGCTGATAAAGCCACACCCGCCCGCCCTTCGCCGTGCGTTGCCGCGCCAGCCAATCGGCCGGACAGCGGAAACTGAGATCGGTGGCCAGCGTCAGTTCGGGCGGCCCCAGAACCGGGTCCGGGCGGCGATAATATGGGGCTGCGGCCTTGGCACGCGGACCAAAGGCGGCTTTCAATTGGCTTTTCAGGGTACCATGCAGGCCCAGTTCGCGCGCCGATACCCCGATAATGACCGGAATATCCGCCCCTTCACCGGCGCGGAACACCGTTTGCGGCGCGCGCGGCAAGACCTTGCCGTCCACAGTCGGCTGAAGCCAGATAAAGCTGTCGTCGTCGATAGGCGCATCCAGCCGGTCGGCGGCCGCCTGCAGGTCCCGGGCATCGGCGCGGCGCAGATCGGCCAGGGCCGCCGCGCTGTCGGGCTTTGCGCCGCTGAAACCCCTGGCCAGGGTGGTCCCCAGTGCTTCGTTTTGCGTAAGGGTACGTGGTGGCAGGCCAAATTGCGGCGTGCCCGATTGCAGGATCGCCTTGTGAAACAGCCGCTTCGCAGCCGGTGCCGCCAGCAGCAGCCCGACATTCTGTGCGCCGGCGCTGTGTCCAAACAGGGTGACATTCTTCGGATCGCCACCAAAGGCCGCAATATGATCGCGCACCCATCTCAGGGCGGCGATCTGATCCATCAGGGCGTAGTTGCCCGACGCCCCGCCCTGTTCGGCACTGAGGGCGGGATGCGACAGGAAGCCAAACACCCCCAGACGATACTGGATCGACACCAGGACCACGCCTTGCGACGGCAGGGCCGAATGGACGGTGCCTGCACCATCACCGGCGCGATTGGCCCCGCCATGGATAAACACCATGACCGGCAGGGGCTTAACCGGTCTCAGCTCTGGCGTGGCGACTTCTAGATAGAGGCAATCCTCCGAAGCGTCCTCCGCAGCCTTTTCGTTCCAGCCATATGAGACCTGTGCACAAGCGGGCGCGCTCTTTGTGGCATCACGTACGCCCGGCCACGCCTGCGGCACACGCGGCGCGGTCCAACGCGCTTCGGCGACGGGCGGCGCGGCAAAGGGAATGGCCTTGAAGCGGCTGATACCGTCCTGCGTTTGCCCGCGCAGATCTCCTTGCGGAAGATGGATAACAGGCGCGTCCTGCGCCTGGACGGGAGTCGCCAGTAACAGGCCTAAGGCGAACACTATCCGTTTCATGCCCGCCTCGTCCGTTCAGCCTTGTTTCCACAAATAGGCGGCACCGCGCACGCCCGACGAATCGCCCCAACGCGCAGGCGCAAGTTTGGCGTCCCAGCCATCCGAGAAGACATAGGGCCGGATCAGGCCTGGCAGGGCGTCATAGATTTCCGGCACATTGGATAGGCCCCCGCCGAAAACGAAGACGTCCGGATCGAGAATATTGACGATGGCCGCCATACCGCGCCCCAGTCGCGACAGCAGGGCCTCAAAAGCGGCCCTGGCTTCGGCATCGCCGTTGCGCATGGCGCTGATGATCTCTTCGCCCTTCAGCTCACGGCCGGTCGTCTGTTGAAAATCGCGCGCAAAGCCCGTGCCGGAGACCCAGGTTTCGAGGCAGCCGTGCTGACCGCACCAGCATTTGGGACCGGGATATTCTGCGGGCTTCGGCCACGGCAGGGGCATGTGGCCCCATTCGCCGGCAATGCCATTGGCTCCGTTGACCAGTTGCCCGTTGACCACCACACCGCCACCGCAGCCTGTGCCGACGATGATGGCAAAGACGCTGGAGGCCCCAGCCGCCGCCCCGTCAATGGCTTCGGACAGGGCGAGGCAATTGGCGTCATTGGCCAGACGCACCGGACGGCCAAGAGTGGTCTCAAGGTCTTCGCGGAAGGTGCGGCCGTTCAGATAAAGAGAATTGGAATTGCGCATCAAGCCAGTGCGCGGCGAGACCGATCCGGGCGAGCCAATGCCGATGCTGGCGGGCGCACCAGCCAGATCAGGACGCGTCTGGCGGGCTTCGGCTTCCACCCGCGCGATCAGGTTTTTGACTAGAAGCAGGGCCGCGTCGTAGTCGCCGGGATTGGGCTCACGCGAGCGGGCCAGAACATCTCCGCTGTCGGACAAGGCCGCCGCTTCGATCTTGGTGCCGCCAAAATCCACGCCAATATATAACATACGCCCGTCTCCCGGAGTGTCTAAGCCGGGGTCTTTTATGGTTGAAGAAACCGGACGGTTCGCCCCCGTGACGAACCGCCCGGCAGCAGGTTAGTGCCCGCCCGACACACCTTCTTCGATGGCGTGCGTCGGTGCCTTACGGCAGGCGAACGAGAACCACAGAACGTAGACGTAGCAGAGAAGCGGCGCGATGAAGCCCATCGACATGGAGCCGGTC
Coding sequences:
- a CDS encoding ROK family transcriptional regulator gives rise to the protein MAPRNGAYEEGLSGTNLERAGDHNQRVTLQAIRARGPITRADLADITSLTAPAIANITRRLLNDGLILKAGRLTGGRGQPATQLVVNPDGAFSIGLNIDRDHITVVALDFVGQVRFRISREVHFAMPDEVRAFVAETLNTLRRKRLIDFDRLIGMGIGMPDDLGRVRLPNRPDAYGVWSEIDVPALFTGLIDAPVVVENDAAAAAIGEMQFGHGLQSRSFIYTLISAGLGGGMVINGHYFRGADGRSGEIGFLPIPGEAGIEHTLQDAVSLYALYARLTTHGFAASVPADLENLSPQAQSVVDAWLDDAAQYLYMPFLTLNCGLNPEAHFIGGRMPAAIIDGLCDRLNALYARLSDRRLPPIAPVRRAALAIDACACGAGILPFNERFLPIREALMKSA
- a CDS encoding carboxylesterase/lipase family protein: MKRIVFALGLLLATPVQAQDAPVIHLPQGDLRGQTQDGISRFKAIPFAAPPVAEARWTAPRVPQAWPGVRDATKSAPACAQVSYGWNEKAAEDASEDCLYLEVATPELRPVKPLPVMVFIHGGANRAGDGAGTVHSALPSQGVVLVSIQYRLGVFGFLSHPALSAEQGGASGNYALMDQIAALRWVRDHIAAFGGDPKNVTLFGHSAGAQNVGLLLAAPAAKRLFHKAILQSGTPQFGLPPRTLTQNEALGTTLARGFSGAKPDSAAALADLRRADARDLQAAADRLDAPIDDDSFIWLQPTVDGKVLPRAPQTVFRAGEGADIPVIIGVSARELGLHGTLKSQLKAAFGPRAKAAAPYYRRPDPVLGPPELTLATDLSFRCPADWLARQRTAKGGRVWLYQLEVNRPADQPVHHGSELTFVFNRPPVGEGPGWPDLGARWVHFARDGTPGADWPTYGAKARSLRLMATGPQVATHLRGPVCGWLDRP
- a CDS encoding ROK family protein, with product MLYIGVDFGGTKIEAAALSDSGDVLARSREPNPGDYDAALLLVKNLIARVEAEARQTRPDLAGAPASIGIGSPGSVSPRTGLMRNSNSLYLNGRTFREDLETTLGRPVRLANDANCLALSEAIDGAAAGASSVFAIIVGTGCGGGVVVNGQLVNGANGIAGEWGHMPLPWPKPAEYPGPKCWCGQHGCLETWVSGTGFARDFQQTTGRELKGEEIISAMRNGDAEARAAFEALLSRLGRGMAAIVNILDPDVFVFGGGLSNVPEIYDALPGLIRPYVFSDGWDAKLAPARWGDSSGVRGAAYLWKQG